The Candidatus Jidaibacter acanthamoeba genome has a window encoding:
- a CDS encoding type IV secretion system protein yields MKFWGNLAKLGIFIFMLLICPINKANAYDSIMEFESRSDEDASGFLYLGNLSFCFGDGFVYSPTELSDFNNTFIPPVLGKDTRAPSNNGSSTQFISALAGMMQLRVVLGLMNSGIGLFIGAVIIATNVLVMIEVCTNTYVVQPWEYMSRKLAGEAENGKEYWDCQKGRDGKYYNAAPKALTASDVPFYYSCDPKYDPTNGEQIKEGSERAADIGRVWGYMGAASPYCVEGNDKYAYKEKVGQIRVEATQGWGRRYWKGYSRCSTDDRTGVWIKAGNEEMDKGTASVQFYAYYHYDSSNAKIQICAASPYTLIPLKIGCSQVAPPAEEPAIDAFLELYTKGTRCYYLLTGRTDLHGLGRALKQIDANGHDATAMKGFLQSDFHITSTVVGCVKDLIIKVFLSPDNNPGYVNTGFFIVIQDRLRGIVYAVLVLYVALLGIKIISSPQVPSQGEFLMFIIKFGLVVYFTTPSAWYYVVNGEAQGLFPTLVWASDEIGVFFMNAENTNDPVGMCRYILGGQELLAQRDIPPSSIGNGVQPTIGFNNLKMTMWDLVDCKLINYMNLGSCNYSLGGVIGMWIIAAAFLVGGVGFLLAIVSFIYILILLLVVFKFAHMFILAVFIIAILILLSPIFLCFSLFQATKSIFDNWIKLILGYILYPALLFAFVALMLVTFDSIYYGDLVLVKTTKQDISDKLVACEGINSLYCNTIHHLQAKDPCLVSVGKISKELTEEFDLGPLGSFTRLKEGPASDYLEAIVKMMLFAVIYYFFLGSVTSFLAILTGVQDLGGMAKGSIDLLAMTQKIGGKAMGGITSKLGGMTGSLTGGGGGGGGGGGMGGMMGGGGGGGGGMPGIGGMMGGGGGGGGGMPGIGGMMGGGGGGGGGGGGMPGMGG; encoded by the coding sequence ATGAAGTTTTGGGGGAATCTTGCAAAATTGGGCATATTTATTTTTATGCTGCTCATATGTCCGATAAATAAAGCTAATGCTTATGATAGTATTATGGAATTTGAGTCAAGGTCGGATGAGGATGCTTCAGGATTTTTATATCTGGGTAATTTAAGTTTCTGCTTTGGAGACGGATTTGTATATAGCCCTACTGAATTATCGGATTTTAATAACACATTTATTCCTCCTGTTCTGGGAAAAGACACAAGGGCTCCCTCAAATAACGGCTCATCAACACAATTTATTTCAGCTTTGGCCGGTATGATGCAATTAAGGGTGGTTTTGGGTTTGATGAATAGCGGTATAGGGCTGTTTATAGGAGCTGTTATAATAGCTACTAATGTTCTTGTAATGATAGAAGTATGCACAAACACCTATGTAGTACAACCATGGGAATATATGAGTAGAAAACTTGCAGGGGAAGCTGAAAATGGAAAAGAATATTGGGATTGTCAAAAGGGCCGTGACGGAAAGTATTATAACGCAGCACCTAAAGCTTTAACTGCTTCTGATGTACCGTTCTATTATTCCTGCGACCCTAAATATGATCCCACGAACGGTGAGCAAATAAAGGAAGGTAGTGAGCGTGCTGCAGATATCGGTAGGGTTTGGGGGTATATGGGTGCAGCCTCTCCTTATTGTGTAGAAGGTAATGATAAATATGCTTATAAAGAAAAAGTCGGGCAAATCCGTGTCGAAGCAACCCAGGGTTGGGGAAGGAGATACTGGAAGGGATATAGCAGGTGTTCAACTGACGATAGAACAGGAGTGTGGATAAAAGCAGGAAATGAAGAGATGGATAAAGGTACTGCATCCGTACAATTTTATGCTTACTATCACTATGATAGTTCAAATGCCAAAATTCAAATTTGTGCTGCAAGTCCATATACGCTGATTCCCTTAAAAATAGGATGTAGCCAGGTTGCACCGCCTGCAGAGGAGCCGGCTATTGATGCGTTTCTTGAGCTTTATACGAAAGGAACCAGATGTTATTATCTGCTTACTGGAAGAACTGATTTACACGGATTAGGTAGAGCACTAAAGCAAATTGATGCTAACGGGCATGATGCGACTGCTATGAAGGGGTTTTTGCAAAGTGATTTTCATATCACAAGTACGGTAGTCGGTTGCGTTAAAGACCTAATAATAAAAGTATTTTTAAGCCCGGATAATAATCCCGGTTATGTAAACACAGGATTCTTTATTGTTATACAAGATAGGCTAAGAGGTATAGTTTATGCAGTACTTGTATTATATGTGGCATTACTGGGTATTAAAATAATCAGCTCACCGCAAGTTCCAAGCCAAGGGGAATTTTTAATGTTTATTATTAAATTCGGGCTGGTAGTATATTTTACCACTCCGAGTGCATGGTACTATGTTGTGAATGGAGAAGCGCAAGGGCTTTTTCCGACGCTGGTATGGGCATCCGATGAAATAGGGGTATTTTTTATGAATGCGGAAAATACAAATGACCCGGTAGGGATGTGTAGATATATACTGGGCGGACAGGAATTGTTAGCGCAAAGGGATATACCACCTTCATCAATCGGCAACGGAGTGCAACCGACCATAGGTTTCAACAACCTTAAAATGACAATGTGGGATTTAGTGGATTGCAAGCTCATAAATTATATGAATCTTGGTTCATGTAATTATTCACTAGGCGGGGTTATAGGTATGTGGATAATAGCTGCTGCGTTTTTAGTAGGCGGAGTGGGGTTCTTGCTGGCAATAGTTTCATTTATATATATTCTTATATTATTACTGGTCGTTTTCAAATTCGCTCATATGTTTATCCTTGCGGTATTCATTATAGCAATATTAATATTACTCTCTCCGATCTTTTTATGTTTTTCATTATTCCAAGCAACTAAGTCCATATTTGATAATTGGATAAAATTAATTTTAGGATATATTTTATATCCTGCTCTTTTATTTGCTTTCGTCGCTTTGATGCTGGTTACTTTTGATTCAATATATTATGGGGATTTAGTGCTGGTAAAAACGACGAAGCAAGATATAAGTGATAAGTTAGTCGCATGTGAAGGAATAAATTCGCTTTATTGTAATACTATTCATCACCTTCAAGCTAAGGATCCTTGTTTGGTGAGCGTCGGTAAAATAAGCAAGGAATTAACGGAAGAATTTGATCTCGGCCCATTGGGTAGCTTTACCAGATTAAAGGAAGGACCGGCTTCCGATTATCTGGAGGCTATTGTCAAAATGATGTTATTTGCAGTGATATATTACTTCTTTTTAGGTTCCGTTACCAGTTTCCTTGCAATCTTAACCGGGGTGCAGGACTTAGGAGGCATGGCCAAAGGTTCAATAGATTTATTGGCTATGACTCAAAAAATTGGTGGAAAAGCAATGGGAGGGATTACATCTAAGCTTGGTGGCATGACCGGTAGCCTCACCGGCGGTGGCGGTGGCGGCGGTGGTGGCGGCGGAA